The Lates calcarifer isolate ASB-BC8 unplaced genomic scaffold, TLL_Latcal_v3 _unitig_2283_quiver_1093, whole genome shotgun sequence genomic sequence CATGTATCCATCCCTCAAACAGTCCTGTTCAAGACTCCAGGTCGTCTGGACCCACCTGAGACTGAGGTCACGTTATTAAAGACGCTCTGTTCCTTTAACGTGGGACTGAGACTGATGCAGGTCAACACTGAGAAATAAACTCTGAACTCGTCTTCTGATCTTAAACCCAGACGTCCTCAGAGAACCACAACCAGGACCAGGTCTCGTGGTTCCAGTAGTCTTGAACAGGACTGTATGTTAACCCCCCCTCTGTATTTTACTTCCTGTTCGAAGTGAAATCTTCTTGTGAGGCTGTGAATAATAAAGTGAAAGAACTGGTTGTGTCTGGTTTGAGGTGGGCGTCGAGGCGTTGGATGTAAAACACAGACTCTTCCTCTCTAAAGCCTCAGACCATgatcctccacctccctcctcagGACCTGGGAACCTGGTCTGTGACGATTAACAGAGCGGAACCACATGTAGTCTGACAGAAGAGGGAAATGGTTTTCATCCAGGACACTTCACCTCCGAGAGATAAGAACTCAACACTGATGAGTTCATCTCTAGTTTCATCTCCAAactatatttaatgttttctgatttcaAACTCTGATTCCTGAGCTTCAGACGTCCTGATCACTGGTCAGACTCTGATGAACTGAACATTAAACTCCTGTTGAAGCAGGAAACTCTGAACCTGGACAgactcttctctctgcttttcatgGCGCCACTCGCAGTTTGTTTACAGGTGTGTTCGCTcatgcagagacagaggtgccgggggaatttcaaaataaaggtgcGTCTTATAAATGGTTATATTGTGACGTCTGTGATGTTTTATGTTAGTGGAGACTGTTGAGGCCCGTCTGTCCTGTGATTGGCTGGGAGCTGGAGACGTGGGTAGTTCAGGGTCTGGGTTTAAAAAGGAGAGACAGGTTTcacctctcccccctccctaaaaacaaactcacatcATTACCTGTGAACCTCGTCTGCTGTCGTCTTTGGCATCTTCAGCGCCGCCTGCAGCAAAGACACCAACAGAAACCTGAGCAGATCCTTCTCTGATCCTCATTTACCTCAGATAAATCTGACAAATGTGATCCTCACACCTCTCTACTTCAACTacaggtgtgtgcaggtgtgtacaggtgtgtgcaggtgtgtgcaggtgtgtacCGGTGTCTAcaggtgtgtacaggtgtgtacaggtgtgtgcaggtgtgtacaggtgtgtgcaggtgtgtgcaggtgtgtacaggtgtgtgcaggtgtgtacaggtgtgtgcaggtgttgtCCTCACCATGTAGCTGTTGAAGGCCGTGGAGTCGGCGTCGACCATGAGCAGCAGCTCGTTCATGGCCTGGTGAAACGGAGGAATCAGCCTCCTCATCACGCCGTCCAGGTTCTCAAACTGCCTCTTCCCGTACGTCATCTGACCGACCATGGCGCCCAGCgctgccccctgcaggacacacaccacacacacacacacacacacacacacacacacacacacacacaccatcacagaGACGTTCAGGTGAGGAGACGTCTCACTCTTTGAGCAAAACCCAGTACCAGAGCAGCGATGGCGGCAGAAACGGATCCTCCACCGGGAGCCGGCGTCCGAGCTCCGACGCTCTGAACGAACTGCTGCAGCGACAGAGACACCAGACGTCTGTCGTCCTCTGACCTCACCATGTACCTGCACAGGTGAAACACTTCATGTGTCACACGCTCTTTTCTGATGTGAAGTATCAGTCAAAATAAGAATGATGGTGAGAACTGACTCAATGATCCTCTCCTTTGGGTTGAACGGACCGAGAGAGTCCAGGCCCAGTTTACTGATCACCTGACGACACAGGAACAAAGAACCCGTCAGATCCTGGATCTAAAACCAACTGTTAACAGACTGTGTTTGGACAAAGACTCGTCTGCTGACCAGCCGGACTTTGTGCTCCTCTTCGATGATGAAGAGTCGGTCTCTCTTGATGTAGAAGTCTGCAGAGTCCAGCAGAGCCTTCAGAGGGATCAGACCGACGATCTGGGAGCCGACCACCGGCAGGTTCAGGTCCTGAACACACCACATTCAGTATCAACATTCAAACGACGGACAGACTTTAAACTGACCCtgtgttgacctctgacctcagcatCCCTGCAGATCTCCTGGTACACGGTGTGGAGGGGGGTCAGCTCGTAGTCCAGGATGTTGGTGGACACCTGAGCGATGTTGGCCTCGTCCAGGTACCAGCCCATTCCCTGCACCTTCTTCAGCAGCCCAGGctgaacagacacaaacacctgAGTTTATCCACTGCCCTCTAAAAACACAGACCCCAGCCGACTCAGACTCCCAGCATTGCACCTGGTCTTTCCCTCGGCCCTGCTCCCTGACGTCCAGAGCAATGCGATGGGCCTGTTCTTTGGTGGCGATCAGGTTCACATTGTAGGCGATGAGGAACTTGCGAGCACCGGTGACCGTGGCGCCCCACGACGGCACAAAGACGGCGGGGCCGAAGTCAGGGGCCCAGCCGTCACGTTTCAGCTGCAGtagacaaaaatacaaacctgatgaaaccatcagaacatcaaaacacatggaaaacttctgtcttattttgactgttttcttAATGGAGTTCTGAATGGTCTTCAGGGCTGGTCGTGGGCGTCTAACCTTCTCAGGTAAAGCTTCGTACTCTCCGGCCCTCACAGATGGAAGACTCTTCCTCGTCTCTTTTCGCGCTGCCTCTCCGTAAAGATAAACTGTGGAGAGAAGATGATTTCACACCTTTAACCTGAACGTCTGTCgagtttttctgtctttaaaccTCGTGAACGTGCAGCGGCGTCTCACCGGGAACATGCAACATGTCCGCCAGTCTCTGTCCGAAGACGTTGGCGCAGCGGACACAGTCGTCCATGGTGACGTTCTGGACTGGAATGAAGGGACAGACGTCCAGCGCTCCGGTGCGAGGGTGCTCACCTGGACAGGTAACACACATGTTAAACACTTGCTCTCGTACGATACGTTCAGGTGTTGGCGTGCGGCTGATTTACCAGCAGACCTGAGTGTTTGCTCATGTCGATGAGGCTGAAGGCCTGGCGGGCGGCGTTCAGCGCTCCCTCCACCACCGCCTCAGGAGAGCCCACGAAGGTGTAGACGGTCCGGTTGGTGGAGGCCCCGGGGTCGACGTCCAGCAGGCTGCAGCCCGAGGTGCTGGAGATGGCTGCCGAGATGGCATCGATCACCTGAGACACAGGAGAGTCACAACTAACGGTCCAGAAGGTCACGTGACCTGCTTTGATTTTTAACAGGACCTCTGCAGAGCGCTGCTGATGCAACTGATCGAAGGGCGCCTGAAGTTCCTCTGATAAAAAACCCTGCACCGCTAACTAGAGACGGACATGTGCGCAC encodes the following:
- the LOC108892652 gene encoding formimidoyltransferase-cyclodeaminase-like, coding for MAQLVECVPNFSEGRDKEVIDAISAAISSTSGCSLLDVDPGASTNRTVYTFVGSPEAVVEGALNAARQAFSLIDMSKHSGEHPRTGALDVCPFIPVQNVTMDDCVRCANVFGQRLADMLHVPVYLYGEAARKETRKSLPSVRAGEYEALPEKLKRDGWAPDFGPAVFVPSWGATVTGARKFLIAYNVNLIATKEQAHRIALDVREQGRGKDQPGLLKKVQGMGWYLDEANIAQVSTNILDYELTPLHTVYQEICRDAEDLNLPVVGSQIVGLIPLKALLDSADFYIKRDRLFIIEEEHKVRLVISKLGLDSLGPFNPKERIIEYMVRSEDDRRLVSLSLQQFVQSVGARTPAPGGGSVSAAIAALGAALGAMVGQMTYGKRQFENLDGVMRRLIPPFHQAMNELLLMVDADSTAFNSYMAALKMPKTTADEVHRREAAMQDGLQRAVGVPLSLAERINVLWPHLKDMVVYGNIACKSDAQVAAKALEAAVFGAYFNVVINLRDITDAGFTVATQRRAAALLQEAKDAAAAVLQAAEDRH